The genomic stretch GAGAAGGCCTGGCGTTCGTCGCCCGGACCGGGCTCCTTCGCGCCACCGCGCTCTGCAGTGCCGCCGGCAACTTCTCCTTCGCGATCGCCTCGGCGGTGACCTTCGTCTTCATGGCGCGCATGCTCTGCCTGTCACCCACCATGATCGGGATGGTGCTCACGGCCGGTGCGGTCGCCGCCATGGCCGGCGCGGCGATCACACCTCGCCTCGCCCGGCGTGTCGGCTCCGCCCGGATCATCTGGTTGTCCCTGGCCGTGACCGGCCCGGTCACGGTGCTCGTGCCGCTGGCCCGGCCCGGCTGGGCGGTCGGCCTGCTCGTGCTCGGCACGGCCGCCGGCGAGCTGGGCCAGATCATCTACGCGGTCGCCAACGTCAGCCTGCGTCAGCGCCTGTGCCCGGAACGCATGCTCGGCAGGGTCAACGCCACCATGCGCGTCCTCCTGATGGGTCTGTTCCCGCTGGGTGCGCTGCTGGGAGGGGCACTGGGAGAGGCGGTCGGGCTGCGGCCGACGCTCTGGGTGGCCGCCGCGATCATCGTCTTGTCCCCGCTGCCCGTTTACTGGGCTCTCCGCCGTATTCGCGATGTTGAGGACGTACCGCACTGGGGCCGGAACTCCACGGCGTGACTTTCCCGGACGTGGGTCAGATTTGCTTGGGTGGCAGGTGAGTCCAGTCCATGCGAAGGGAGTCTCGATCATGCCGCCGACCCTGCAGGCACATTCCGTGACGATCGGCACATCACAACCGCTCGAGCTGGCGCGCTTCTATTCGCGGTTGCTGGGGCTGCCCGTGACCACACAAGAGGGCCCGGCACCAGGCGAGCCTGAGGAGGCCGGCTGGGCGCAGATCCGTCCGCCGGAGGACGCGACCGCGCTCACACTCAACTTCGAGTACGAGCGCTGTTACGTCCGGCCGGTGTGGCCGAGCGCTCCCGGGGAGCAGACCGCCTCGCAGCATCTCGATATCAAGGTCGACGATCTGGACGCGGCCGTGGAGTGGGCCGTGGGGTGCGGTGCGGTTCTGGCCGAGTTCCAGCCACAGGACGATGTCCGCGTGCTCCTGGATCCCGACGGGCATCCTTTCTGCCTCTTCCTTTGACACCACCGGGACGCCGAGCGGTACGTCCCCGGACACGTCTGTCCTGCGCAAGACCCATGCGCGTTCCTGTGGTCAAGGTCCAATGTGCACGTAAGGCGCCCAGAAGATCGGGAAGTCTGGGCGGCGGTGGCGCAGTGAATGGACCGCGGCGTGCAGTGCGGCCGCCGCGCCGTGCGGGTGCGGCTCTCGGGTGCCGCCGGCCGTGAGCATCGCGTACACCTCGTCCACCACGGCCGGGGCGTGCACGTCGGCGATCGGCCAGAGCGTGCCGATCACGTGCGGGAACCCGGCGAGCTGGATGGCGGAGGCGATGCTCACCGCCTCGTCGGTCAGCACGGCCCCGCCGCGCGAGGTCTCGCACCCGCTCAGGAACGCCAGCTCCGCCTGGCCGAGGCGGCGGGCGGCCAGCTCGCGCACGGTCAGCGGCCGGTCGTGCAGGATCAGCCTGGCGTGGGACGGGTCGTTCAGCAGCTGGGCGGCGTGGCAGGCGAAGTGCACCCAGGCGCTGTCGTCCAGCGCCGTGAGCACCTGCTCGCAGGTCGCGTCGTCCTCCGTCAGCTCCCGCGCGCCGGGGAGCCAGCGCCTGGCCGCTTCCAGCTCGCGCACCACGCCCTTCACCGCGGCGTCGCCCGGAACCTCCGGGACGCCGACCAGCAGGACACGCCGCTCGGCCCGCGGCCCGGACTGCCCGCGGGCGTGGATCAGTGCCCGCAGCGTGGGCGTGTAGCTGGAGACGACCAGATCCAGCGCCGATCCGGCGGCGTGCAGAGGCAGCAGGGTCAGCGGACCGGTCGGGCACCACCAGATCCGGCGCAGCGGGCCGAGCGCCTCCAGCACCGGGCCGGTGACGTGCGTCCACAACCAGTCCAGGCACGAGGCGACCTCGTCGAGAACCTTGCCGTGCAGGGCGTCGACGAACCGGTCGGCCTGGTCCTGGGCCGCCGAGGCGGTGAAGTCCAGCGGGACGACCCGCACACCCTCCGTGGTCACGAGCAGCGCATCACAGCCGTGGCGGCTGACGTTCACCATCGCGATGGGGCCGTCCTCGGCGGCGCGCAGCAGGTCGGCGGCGCGCGGCGGGCGCAGGAAGCCGGTGAAGCCCGGTAGCCTCCTGATCTCCTCCAGGACCTCTCGGCGGCGGCGCGCCAGCGTGTGCCGATGATCCAGAAGGCGGCGCCGATCGGCACCGGGGCCGCCGGGCGTGCCCGGGACGCCTGGCAGGCCTGGGGTGCCGTGGCCGCTGGACGGGGCCAGGTCGTCGTACAGGTCCATCCGCTCGGCCGCGTCCAGCTCATCCTGCACCTCGCCGAACCGGTCGGCCAGTTCCGGCGCCGCCGCGCGCAAGCGGTCGTGGCCGGCGCGGTCGCCGATGACCTGGGCGAACATGACGCCTCTGCCCTGTTCGAGCAGTTCGAGCGCCCTGTCGGCGTCGCCGGTCCTGATGGCCGCCGCAGCGGCGTCGCGGGCCAGGCTCTCGTACTCGCCGAGGATCCGCTCCTGGTCGGCGCGGCCCAGCCCGCGCCAGGCCGCCTCGTCCAACGCGGCCACCGCGACGGCGAACCCCTCGACGGCCTCGCCGGCCAGGCCCGCCTCCATGGCGACCTCACCCCAGCGCTTGCCCACGCTTGCCCGCCAGTCGGCCGAGGCGGTCTCCACCTGGGTGGCCTCGCGGTAGCGGGCCAGCGCCTCGTCGCGGTCGGTCTCCGCCCGGGTCAGCTCCCACTGCTCGACAAGGACTTCTGCCAGGTAGTACAGCGCGATCGACCGGGTCGAGTCGTCAGGGGCCGACGTCTCGGCCGCGGTGCGGGCGGCGTGGACGGCCTGCAGGAGTGTCCGGGGCTTGCCGGTGAGCGCGTACCGCGTGCGGAGCGCCAGGCCGAGCCCGTTATAGGCGACCGGACCGCCCGGCGGGTCCGCCTTGATCGCCTCGGTGAAGAGCGCGACCGCCTCGTCCAGGTCTGGCGTCTCCTTCACTCGGCGGTCCCTGCGCAGCAGTTTCCTCCACGTGCCCTTCTCCGCAGCCGGGTCCAGCAGCCGCCTGATCGCCGCCGCCAGCTGAGCCTTGGGCGTCTCCTCCGACGTGGAGCGCAACAGCAGCGCGGTGGCCAGGTTGACGGTCGCGAGGGTACGCGTCCAGGTGCGGGCCGGAGCGGCGTCGTGGGCGCGGCGCAGCACCACGATCGCCTCGTCGATGTGCCCGTCTCTCTGCATGAGCACGGAGCCGAGGCTGTTGAGGACGCCGGGTGCCTGGATGTTTCCCGGGTGAACCGTTCCCACGGCCTCGCGCAACAGCTCGTCGGCCTCCTCACGCGCCGCGGTCTGCCCGGTGAACCTGTAGCGCTCGAGCAGTACCTCGGCGAGGTTCGCGAGATGGCCGGGCCGGTACGGGCTGGTCTCCGGTGTGGCGGCCACCGCCTCGCGCAACACCTTCGCCGCCTCTTCGGAATCCTCGCCCCGGCGGGTCACCTTGTAGCGCTGCTCCAGTGCGCCGCCCAAGTTGGCCAGATAAAGCGCGTAGTTCGCGTGCTCAGGAGCGGTCAGTGACCTGGCCGTGCGATGGCTCTCGATCGCCTCGTCGAGATCGGGCATGTCTCCGGTCAGCTCGTACTTGAAGAACAGCGCCGAGCCGAGGCTGGTGTACGCCATGGCCCGTTCCGGATGCTCCGGGGAGATGGCCAGTCCCCGTCGGAAGCAGGCGATGGCCTCGTCGAGCACGGTCAGGCCGCCACCGAGCCGGAACTTCAGCATCAGCCCGTTGCCCAGGTCCGAGTGGTACATACCGGCGTTGTCGTCGCCGGGCCTGGCCGCCGCCACCCCGCGCCGCAGGGCGTCGATCATGTCGTCGAGGTCCTCATGCGTGCCGCTGAACTCCATGCGCAGGCCGAGGACAACGCCGAGCCCGATGTACAACTCGGCCAGTTCGGAGTAGCCGGGCGGCATTTGAGCCACAGCCTGACGCAGCACCTCGGCCGCCTGGTCGGCACGCTCGAGCTTGCCTGATCGGCGCACGTCCTCGATCAGCATGCGGCCCAGGCCCGCCAGGAAACCCGGACGAGCTTGCGGGCCTGAGGGAAGGTCGGCCATCCCGCGGCGAATCTGCTCCCACAGTTCGGGCGGGATGACAGGAATCTCATCCGCGTGCAGACCCACCCCGACGAGCAGTTGAATCTCCTGCTTGACGGGTTCCGGGGCCTCGGCGTACCGCTCCCGGATGACGTCGAGCGCCTCCTTCAGCTCTGCGGTGCCCTCCGGACTGTCGTTGGCCATCACCAGGGCGCTGGCCAACTTGGCCAGCCGCCACAGATAGGCGTCGTGGTCCGGATCCGTGCCTCGCACGGACGCGCGTAACGCGTCGATGCCGTCGAGCAGGAACCGTCTGTCGCCCGTGATCTGGTAGCCGAGCACCAGCGCCATTCCATGGTTGGCGAGCACCAGCGGCCTGTCCACCAGATCACCGCGCAGCGCCGACGCGTACAGCTCCAGTACCTCGTCCAGGTGAGTGTCGGCGACCTGACGGTGATTTCCCAGCACGGCCGCAAGACTCGCCTGGGCCTCGGCCAACCCGGGCTTTCCCGCCAGCGCCGCCACCGCGCGGCGGTGCAGGGCGACCGCCTCAGCCAGGTCCCCCTCCTGCCCAAGCGTGTCGAACCGCATGCTCATCGCGTTGCCGAGGCCGGTCAGCAGCA from Nonomuraea polychroma encodes the following:
- a CDS encoding MFS transporter, whose product is MPFRHRDFRLLLLGQTTSQLGAQVSGVAIPLLAVVTLDASPLQLGLVTAAGTIAFALIGLPAGAWIDRCRRRPVLVAGDLVRAALLATIPLSAFLGTLTIAQLVVVSLLAGVARVFFDVGYQSYLPSVIGRSDLLAGNSAMETVRACGQVAGPGIGGWSVTLLGAANVVLVQAVTFAVSAASLLAIKTREPAPLPRQARIGAEIREGLAFVARTGLLRATALCSAAGNFSFAIASAVTFVFMARMLCLSPTMIGMVLTAGAVAAMAGAAITPRLARRVGSARIIWLSLAVTGPVTVLVPLARPGWAVGLLVLGTAAGELGQIIYAVANVSLRQRLCPERMLGRVNATMRVLLMGLFPLGALLGGALGEAVGLRPTLWVAAAIIVLSPLPVYWALRRIRDVEDVPHWGRNSTA
- a CDS encoding VOC family protein → MPPTLQAHSVTIGTSQPLELARFYSRLLGLPVTTQEGPAPGEPEEAGWAQIRPPEDATALTLNFEYERCYVRPVWPSAPGEQTASQHLDIKVDDLDAAVEWAVGCGAVLAEFQPQDDVRVLLDPDGHPFCLFL
- a CDS encoding CHAT domain-containing protein, whose product is MNPEVHIAKFLQTRDLRELESGIAAYHREIARDPDPLLLTGLGNAMSMRFDTLGQEGDLAEAVALHRRAVAALAGKPGLAEAQASLAAVLGNHRQVADTHLDEVLELYASALRGDLVDRPLVLANHGMALVLGYQITGDRRFLLDGIDALRASVRGTDPDHDAYLWRLAKLASALVMANDSPEGTAELKEALDVIRERYAEAPEPVKQEIQLLVGVGLHADEIPVIPPELWEQIRRGMADLPSGPQARPGFLAGLGRMLIEDVRRSGKLERADQAAEVLRQAVAQMPPGYSELAELYIGLGVVLGLRMEFSGTHEDLDDMIDALRRGVAAARPGDDNAGMYHSDLGNGLMLKFRLGGGLTVLDEAIACFRRGLAISPEHPERAMAYTSLGSALFFKYELTGDMPDLDEAIESHRTARSLTAPEHANYALYLANLGGALEQRYKVTRRGEDSEEAAKVLREAVAATPETSPYRPGHLANLAEVLLERYRFTGQTAAREEADELLREAVGTVHPGNIQAPGVLNSLGSVLMQRDGHIDEAIVVLRRAHDAAPARTWTRTLATVNLATALLLRSTSEETPKAQLAAAIRRLLDPAAEKGTWRKLLRRDRRVKETPDLDEAVALFTEAIKADPPGGPVAYNGLGLALRTRYALTGKPRTLLQAVHAARTAAETSAPDDSTRSIALYYLAEVLVEQWELTRAETDRDEALARYREATQVETASADWRASVGKRWGEVAMEAGLAGEAVEGFAVAVAALDEAAWRGLGRADQERILGEYESLARDAAAAAIRTGDADRALELLEQGRGVMFAQVIGDRAGHDRLRAAAPELADRFGEVQDELDAAERMDLYDDLAPSSGHGTPGLPGVPGTPGGPGADRRRLLDHRHTLARRRREVLEEIRRLPGFTGFLRPPRAADLLRAAEDGPIAMVNVSRHGCDALLVTTEGVRVVPLDFTASAAQDQADRFVDALHGKVLDEVASCLDWLWTHVTGPVLEALGPLRRIWWCPTGPLTLLPLHAAGSALDLVVSSYTPTLRALIHARGQSGPRAERRVLLVGVPEVPGDAAVKGVVRELEAARRWLPGARELTEDDATCEQVLTALDDSAWVHFACHAAQLLNDPSHARLILHDRPLTVRELAARRLGQAELAFLSGCETSRGGAVLTDEAVSIASAIQLAGFPHVIGTLWPIADVHAPAVVDEVYAMLTAGGTREPHPHGAAAALHAAVHSLRHRRPDFPIFWAPYVHIGP